The Fragaria vesca subsp. vesca linkage group LG2, FraVesHawaii_1.0, whole genome shotgun sequence genome includes a window with the following:
- the LOC101304731 gene encoding uncharacterized protein OsI_027940-like: MSRHPEVKWAQREDKVFLTVLLPDAKDAKVKLEPEGTFIFSACAGAGDNQYELKLDLFDKVDVEESKISIGVRSIVCIVEKAEKVWWSRLLKEQGRTPHYVKIDWDKWVDEDEDPPAAGADDMGMGGMDFSKFGGMGGDDAMGGMGGLGGMGGMGGMGGMGGMDFSKLAGMGGEGGMGGMDFSKLAGMGGEGGMGGMDFSKFAGMGGDGAPGDFDDSDDDQEVSKPGESDAAKSEAVPSGEKKEAASST, from the exons ATGAG TCGTCATCCTGAGGTGAAGTGGGCCCAGAGGGAGGACAAGGTCTTCCTTACTGTGCTTCTCCCCGACGCCAAGGACGCCAAGGTCAAGCTCGAGCCTGAAGGTACTTTCATCTTCTCTGCTTGCGCCGGCGCCGGGGATAACCAGTATGAGCTGAAGCTCGACCTTTTCGACAAGGTTGATGTCGAG GAGAGCAAAATAAGTATCGGTGTGAGGAGTATCGTGTGTATTGTGGAGAAGGCGGAGAAGGTTTGGTGGAGTAGGCTGTTGAAAGAACAGGGAAGGACACCGCATTATGTCAAGATAGATTGGGACAAGTGGGTCGACGAAGATGAGGATCCTC CAGCAGCTGGTGCTGATGACATGGGTATGGGAGGCATGGATTTCTCG AAATTTGGTGGCATGGGAGGTGATGATGCAATGGGAGGCATGGGTGGACTTGGCGGCATGGGCGGAATGGGCGGCATGGGTGGAATGGGGGGCATGGATTTCTCT AAACTTGCTGGCATGGGAGGTGAAGGTGGAATGGGCGGGATGGATTTCTCT AAACTTGCTGGCATGGGAGGTGAAGGTGGAATGGGTGGGATGGATTTCTCG AAATTTGCTGGCATGGGAGGTGATGGTGCACCGGGTGACTTTGATGATAGTGATGATG ATCAAGAAGTTTCCAAGCCAGGAGAATCAGATGCTGCAAAGAGTGAAGCTGTTCCCTCAGGAGAGAAAAAGGAAGCTGCATCAAGCACATGA